In Neofelis nebulosa isolate mNeoNeb1 chromosome 10, mNeoNeb1.pri, whole genome shotgun sequence, one DNA window encodes the following:
- the LOC131488858 gene encoding olfactory receptor 5AP2-like: protein MSNHTTVAEFILMGFRDHPELQFLLFMVFLVIHVITVFANLGMILLIKSDSHLHTPMYFFFSNLSLVDFCYSSVIAPNMLMNFWVENPVISFSACATQLFFFGSFAGIEGFLLAVMTYDHYVVICKLLLYTVTMSLHLNVLLVLAAYLAGFLKAAIHTGFTFQLSFCHLNVINHFFCDTPPLLKLSCSDTRVNEVVIFVFARFNEPSCLLIILSSYLYIPIATLRIHSAEGRHKAFSTCASCLMVITIFFGTFLFTYLHSSSCYSRDRDKVVSVFYTVIIPMLNPLI from the coding sequence ATGAGCAACCATACAACGGTGGCTGAATTTATTCTCATGGGATTCAGGGATCATCCAGAActacagtttcttctttttatggtATTTCTAGTCATCCATGTGATAACTGTGTTTGCAAATCTTGGCATGATCCTATTAATCAAGAGTGACTCACATCTCCATACGCCAATGTACTTTTTCTTCAGCAATTTATCCCTTGTTGACTTCTGTTATTCTTCTGTCATTGCCCCTAATATGCTAATGAATTTCTGGGTGGAGAACCCAGTCATTTCATTTAGTGCATGTGCCACGCAGCTCTTCTTTTTTGGTTCCTTTGCTGGAATTGAGGGCTTTCTGTTGGCTGTGATGACCTATGACCATTACGTGGTCATCTGCAAGCTTCTTCTTTACACAGTCACCATGTCCCTGCATCTTAATGTCCTTCTGGTATTGGCCGCATATCTTGCAGGCTTTCTGAAGGCTGCCATTCACACAGGCTTCACCTTTCAGCTGTCTTTCTGCCACTTGAATGTCATCAACCACTTTTTCTGTGACACTCCACCCCTCCTGAAACTCTCTTGTTCTGATACACGTGTCAATGaagttgtcatttttgtttttgcccgTTTTAATGAACCGAGCTGCCTCCTGATTATTCTCAGTTCTTATCTGTACATCCCCATTGCCACCTTGAGGATCCATTCTGCTGAAGGGAGGCACAAGGCTTTCTCCACCTGTGCTTCCTGCTTGATGGTGATCACCATTTTCTTTGGCACTTTTCTGTTCACGTATCTGCACTCCAGCTCCTGCTACTCAAGGGACCGTGACAAAGTGGTATCTGTGTTTTATACAGTGATCATTCCCATGTTAAATCCTCTCATCTAG